The genome window AGGTCATCGCTGTGTGAGGAGTCTGTTTCCAGAAGATGGTCTTGTCGTGTGACCAGGGGGAGCAGCCAGGTAACCCGGTCGGGTTGGGTCTGTTCGTTGACAGTGGGCAATGTCCAGGCCTGGGCGTGCCAGCCGCGAAAGATTTTATCCACCCCTGACCCGGCTTTCTCGGCGGTTCCGATCAGCATGAACATGGTTTGTAACGCCTTGTTGCGACATTCGCTCACGTTGCCACGCAGCAGTTGGTCCAGGGAGACCAGCAGTCCCCCCGGATTGGAAAATTCCAGGCGATCCCGATGTTTTTCCACCACGATGCCCCCTTGTCCCAGGTGGTCGGCGTGGATCAGGGTATTGACCAAAGCCTCGCGGATGGCTTCATGGACCTCCGTTTCTCCTTTGCGAAAGAGGGTGGTATCCAGTTGAAACGGAAGTTTCAGATCCGATGTGAGACGTTGGACCACTCTTTGGTAAAATTAAAACAGATTGGCGTGCCAGGTGCCATCCAGGGTCAAGCGATCGGTCCAGCGCACTTCGGGGTCCGGGGAGAGACGTTCACGATAATCCACATGATAACTCGGGACCGCCTCGCGGATGGTCTCTTCACGGCCAAACATCAGGATTCCGGCGATGGTCAGACCCTCCATTCCGGTGACGCGCTCCCGTCGCCAGCCACCCAGTTTGGCCAACAGATCCTGGTCGGACTCGTTCAACCAGGGGTGGGTGGGCTTGTGGGAGGCCAGTCGGTTCCGGTATTGCCGCAGGGTGGAAGGATCGATGTCGGACAGACCGAACCCTTCGAGAATCCGTCCATCCGCGGGTTCGTCGCCCCGATCGGTCAGCATGCGGCTGACTTCTTGATAAAAGTCGTGGAGTGTGGAGCCGTCGGTTGTCTGATCAACCGCGTTTTAGGTTAATCTGACCTTTGGTGCTGCGTTCTGTATAGTAGGATCCTGTCAGTTCGTTCGGTTTGGTTGGATCATACACTAGTGTACAAGTACCATCATGTTTTGGGCTTCTGTACCATACTTCATACTGCGGTGTATTGCTATAGTTAAAAATTATCGAGAAACGACCATCGTTTTTCTTATCCAATGTGCAATTGGTGGAACCTGATTCCGATTCTTTAGTTCTCATTCGCACGGTAGTTGACATCCAGTTCTGCTTAATGGTGAATTCAGCATCAATAGGACCAGGTTTCTCTCTGGTTTCAGGGTTGATCCATTCTGAACGAAGGGTTCCTTGCCAAATACCGTTTAGATCTGGAAAAATTATATATCCAAGCGTTGGGTAATATTGCCACAAAGTCCGCCAATAGCGGTTTAGTACAAATAACCCTCCGAATTCCAGAATGGTAATCACCAATGAGGTCCAACGCACCATGCCAAAGAAATCCTGTTTATACTCCTCGACGATGCTCCAGATAAACAGGACAGTTGGAAAAGCAATAAAGGAAATCTTTAGTTTTAGTGGAATAAATTTCAGCATTGTTCAGCCTCTAATATGGGTTAGCGCATCTGCTGCAAACCGGTTCGCCTGCGCCAACTGCCAAGGCTGACCGACTCCAAAGAGTTGTTTGATGCCGTTCACTTCCATCAACGGGTCAGCGTTATTAGGTGTTTCAGTCATCATCTTGATGCACCAGAGTACCTCAACAACCCATTGATAATTTTCACCTATCATAAAAAGCTCATCAGAGCATTGGTACACTAAGCATTCCAGGAGAAAGGATGGGATAGGAGGGATTCCTTCCCGTTCCATTTTATCTTTCAGCTGCTTGAGAATACGCACCACCTTTTTGTAACGACGGGAGGTGATTTCGTTTTTGGCGACACCATTTCGGTAATGCTGCTCCGGGAAGTTAAGGATCGGCTCCGCCTGTCTTCCAAGCAGGGTGAAGTTTGGTTGAGTATCAGGATAGATAGCGATGCCATGGTCTTTGTGGTACGAGCCAAAATTATCGGAACGATATACGACAGAAGGAATGGCTGGCACTACATCCGCGCTCATGGTGTGTCCACCCAGAGTAAATTTGATATTGATAGCTTTGTTCCCGCGTTTGACAGCTTCTTGTCCAAAATTGGATATAAGAACCTCCACCAGTGTGGATTTAAAACTGAGAAATTTTTGTT of Magnetococcales bacterium contains these proteins:
- a CDS encoding nucleotidyltransferase, yielding MLSTSTKGNYPSVWTRHFNAWDNPPSDTEEERIQTIANKLKETLHEHPKLTCYQIDVIAQGSYRNNTNVRLHSDMDLAVVWEEVLYYKAEGCYLPQLGDTEIPLHTLQQKFLSFKSTLVEVLISNFGQEAVKRGNKAINIKFTLGGHTMSADVVPAIPSVVYRSDNFGSYHKDHGIAIYPDTQPNFTLLGRQAEPILNFPEQHYRNGVAKNEITSRRYKKVVRILKQLKDKMEREGIPPIPSFLLECLVYQCSDELFMIGENYQWVVEVLWCIKMMTETPNNADPLMEVNGIKQLFGVGQPWQLAQANRFAADALTHIRG